A genomic window from Macaca thibetana thibetana isolate TM-01 chromosome 16, ASM2454274v1, whole genome shotgun sequence includes:
- the PDE6G gene encoding retinal rod rhodopsin-sensitive cGMP 3',5'-cyclic phosphodiesterase subunit gamma, which yields MNLEPPKAEFRSATRVVGGPVTPRKGPPKFKQRQTRQFKSKPPKKGVQGFGDDIPGMEGLGTDITVICPWEAFNHLELHELAQYGII from the exons ATGAACCTGGAGCCGCCCAAGGCTGAGTTCCGGTCAGCCACCAGGGTGGTCGGGGGACCTGTCACCCCCAGGAAAGGACCCCCTAAATTTAAGCAGCGACAAACCAGGCAGTTCAAGAGCAAGCCCCCAAAGAAAGGCGTCCAAGG GTTTGGGGATGACATCCCTGGAATGGAAGGCCTGGGAACAG ACATCACGGTCATCTGCCCTTGGGAGGCCTTCAACCACCTGGAGCTGCACGAGCTGGCCCAATATGGCATCATCTAG